From Acidithiobacillus sp., the proteins below share one genomic window:
- a CDS encoding GNAT family N-acetyltransferase has protein sequence MCDKPFIRVFLADFSRERAVIEKLRMEVFVREQGVPEEMEMDDRDMHCQHFLAQSGTVFVATARLDTALKGKVGRLAVLSSYRRCGVGTQIMGQVHRTARDEGLSEVWCHAQRSAQEFYLKLGYEPFGPAFDEAGIEHIRMRWVLSS, from the coding sequence ATGTGTGACAAGCCATTTATCAGGGTTTTTCTGGCGGATTTTAGCCGGGAGCGTGCGGTTATTGAGAAATTGCGCATGGAGGTCTTCGTTCGTGAGCAAGGCGTGCCAGAGGAAATGGAAATGGACGATCGCGACATGCACTGCCAGCATTTTCTGGCGCAAAGCGGCACCGTTTTTGTAGCGACCGCTCGTCTCGACACTGCCTTAAAGGGCAAAGTGGGCCGTCTGGCAGTGCTGTCATCTTACCGACGATGTGGCGTGGGTACTCAGATCATGGGCCAAGTACATCGTACCGCGCGCGACGAGGGGCTGTCAGAGGTTTGGTGCCACGCTCAGCGAAGCGCTCAGGAATTTTACCTCAAGTTGGGTTATGAGCCTTTTGGCCCCGCTTTTGATGAAGCCGGTATAGAACATATCCGTATGAGATGGGTTTTGTCTTCATAG
- a CDS encoding peptide ABC transporter substrate-binding protein — translation MFLGLTFTGVFVEAKAPATPLPSLTTVTSVGLSPPMTVNSLLPVVNNDSSANMQIITLMFRPLLWIGTDLKIDWKQSIAQSIHVSVDRRQFTIRLKPWKWSNGKPVTATDVLACLRMIQEFGSRYANSGMGGMPDLITKAIVINARTVQISVKRPVNILWFELNGLSQLVPVPAWLWKKYSINTIFKFQDKPEMVSVVDGPYKLERYIPGRSVDFVRNIKYSGPPPALQHLRFKMYTSDSSAFWALKSGVIQAGMIPHYLYDARWMVKNLKTCVSNGGYGFNYVTLNLTNPKVSFLRDVKVRQALALAVNQPQIIRTAFHGLGVPSFNPVPTNPDTYLSPKMKKLVADPVLAYNPAKAKHLLTEAGWLAGPDGIRIRNGHKLMFTMLVPDVSQTLVAVSELLKEDWQGIGVDMRIRVLPFNLEIAKLHPHGKWEASMIVWSYDPDYYPSGDGLFNTGGGSNYGDYSNAYMDQLIRDSAENNGLKALYKYESYAYTQVPVIFLPYPEYIVKYAPEITHKQLADALYSVVCNPQHPQ, via the coding sequence TTGTTTCTCGGTCTCACTTTTACGGGGGTGTTCGTTGAGGCCAAGGCGCCTGCGACCCCACTTCCATCGCTGACTACCGTGACTTCCGTGGGCTTGTCTCCGCCGATGACTGTGAACTCGCTGCTGCCGGTGGTTAATAATGACTCCAGTGCGAACATGCAGATCATTACTTTGATGTTCCGTCCGCTGCTTTGGATTGGCACGGATTTGAAAATTGACTGGAAACAGTCTATTGCTCAGTCCATTCATGTTTCAGTAGATCGTCGCCAGTTTACGATCAGGCTAAAGCCCTGGAAATGGTCTAATGGTAAGCCTGTTACCGCCACCGATGTACTGGCTTGCCTGCGCATGATTCAGGAATTTGGCTCACGTTACGCGAACAGTGGCATGGGTGGTATGCCCGACTTGATCACTAAAGCGATCGTGATCAATGCGCGGACCGTGCAAATCTCCGTGAAACGACCGGTGAATATCCTCTGGTTTGAACTCAATGGATTGTCGCAATTGGTGCCTGTTCCCGCGTGGCTATGGAAAAAATACTCCATCAACACGATTTTCAAGTTCCAGGATAAACCAGAAATGGTTTCGGTGGTGGATGGACCATACAAGCTGGAACGATATATACCGGGTAGAAGTGTTGATTTTGTTAGAAATATTAAATATTCAGGACCACCGCCTGCACTGCAGCATTTGCGTTTTAAAATGTATACCTCAGACTCCAGCGCATTTTGGGCACTGAAATCCGGCGTGATTCAGGCGGGTATGATTCCACATTATTTATATGATGCTCGGTGGATGGTCAAAAATCTAAAAACCTGCGTGAGTAATGGGGGCTATGGATTTAATTATGTCACGCTGAACCTTACGAATCCCAAGGTGTCTTTTTTGCGAGACGTGAAGGTACGTCAGGCCCTGGCACTAGCGGTTAACCAGCCACAAATTATCCGGACGGCATTTCATGGTCTGGGTGTGCCCAGCTTTAATCCGGTTCCTACCAATCCAGATACCTATCTTTCGCCCAAAATGAAAAAGTTGGTTGCAGATCCTGTTTTGGCATATAATCCAGCCAAAGCAAAACACCTCCTTACGGAAGCGGGATGGTTGGCGGGTCCGGACGGGATACGGATTCGAAATGGCCATAAACTCATGTTTACCATGTTGGTGCCTGACGTAAGTCAGACTTTGGTGGCGGTCAGTGAGTTGTTGAAAGAGGACTGGCAGGGTATTGGGGTAGACATGCGTATCCGTGTTTTGCCATTTAACCTGGAGATCGCCAAATTGCATCCGCATGGAAAATGGGAAGCGTCTATGATCGTATGGTCTTATGATCCGGATTATTATCCAAGTGGTGATGGCTTATTTAATACTGGTGGTGGCTCTAATTACGGAGATTATAGTAACGCCTATATGGATCAACTTATCCGCGATAGCGCTGAGAATAATGGTCTTAAAGCACTTTACAAGTATGAGAGTTACGCTTATACACAGGTTCCCGTGATTTTTTTACCTTATCCGGAATACATTGTAAAATATGCGCCTGAAATCACCCATAAACAGTTAGCGGATGCGTTGTATTCCGTGGTCTGTAATCCTCAACATCCACAGTGA